A window from Seriola aureovittata isolate HTS-2021-v1 ecotype China chromosome 14, ASM2101889v1, whole genome shotgun sequence encodes these proteins:
- the LOC130181179 gene encoding sphingomyelin synthase-related protein 1-like isoform X2 encodes MAPPEDSVSAWTYKQVAQWLQEEGFGEYVQLLCTQHRLDGPSLLALTEADLRGPPLGLTVLGDIKRLTLALRRLQRQNQAQLEELGLRPSDSLPTNLLLGAAGGEWSCDGADRRYNGGDRLCNGTELRLRNGDRSGYGSGTSLCHVHSSGRCRQHLAGRLDPEVWKTVISSIYVFFVFGFTSFVMVIVHERVPDMRTYPPLPDIFLDSVPRIPWAFAMAEACGVILCYMFLLILLLHKHRSILLRRLCSLMGTVFLLRCCTMFVTSLSVPGQHLKCASKTYGDTWGKIQRALAIWSGFGMTLTGVQTCGDYMFSGHTVVITLLNFFVTEYTPRTWNLIHTISWVLNLFGIFFILAAHEHYSIDVFIAFYITTRLFLYYHTLANTRAYQQSRRARIWFPMFSFFECNVNGPVPNQYHWPFNKPAFMKALIG; translated from the exons ATGGCACCACCAGAGGACAGTGTGAGTGCCTGGACCTATAAGCAGGTGGCCCAGTGGCTGCAGGAGGAAGGTTTCGGGGAGTATGTGCAGTTATTGTGCACCCAGCACCGCCTGGACGGCCCCAGTCTACTGGCTCTGACTGAGGCGGACCTGCGGGGTCCTCCGCTGGGCCtgactgtgctgggagacatCAAGAGGTTGACGTTAGCCCTCCGCCGGCTCCAGAGACAGAACCAGGcccagctggaggagctgggtcTCCGGCCTTCAGACAGCCTCCCCACTAACCTCTTGCTGGGTGCCGCCGGGGGCGAGTGGAGCTGTGACGGAGCCGACAGGAGGTATAACGGAGGTGATCGCTTGTGCAACGGGACTGAGCTGAGACTGAGGAACGGCGACAGATCTGGATATGGTTCAGGAACGTCGCTGTGTCATGTACACTCCAGTGGGAGGTGTAGGCAGCACCTGGCTGGTAGATTGGACCCAGAGGTGTGGAAGACGGTCATCAGTTCTATAtatgtcttttttgtgtttggatTCACATCTTTTGTCATGGTCATTGTACATGAGCGTGTCCCGGACATGAGGACATACCCACCGCTGCCTGATATATTCCTGGACAG TGTTCCCAGAATTCCTTGGGCCTTTGCAATGGCTGAAGCTTGTGGCGTCATCCTGTGTTACATGTTTCTGTTGATCCTGCTCCTTCACAAACACAG GTCCATTCTCTTAAGGCGATTGTGTTCATTGATGGGAACTGTGTTTTTGCTTCGTTGCTGCACCATGTTTGTCACCTCGCTCTCTGTACCAGGGCAGCACCTGAAGTGCGCCAGTAAG ACATATGGTGATACGTGGGGGAAGATACAGAGGGCGTTGGCAATTTGGAGTGGATTTGGAATGACTCTGACTGGTGTCCAAACATGTGGAGACTACATGTTCAGTGGACACACGGTTGTCATCACATTGCTCAACTTTTTTGTGACCGAAT ACACTCCACGAACCTGGAATCTGATTCACACCATCTCCTGGGTGTTAAACCTGTTTGGGATTTTCTTCATCCTCGCGGCTCACGAGCACTACTCCATCGACGTGTTCATCGCCTTCTACATCACCACCCGCCTCTTCCTCTACTATCACACCTTAGCCAACACCCGTGCCTACCAGCAGAGCCGGAGGGCGCGCATTTGGTTCCCTATG
- the LOC130181179 gene encoding sphingomyelin synthase-related protein 1-like isoform X1 yields MGMAPPEDSVSAWTYKQVAQWLQEEGFGEYVQLLCTQHRLDGPSLLALTEADLRGPPLGLTVLGDIKRLTLALRRLQRQNQAQLEELGLRPSDSLPTNLLLGAAGGEWSCDGADRRYNGGDRLCNGTELRLRNGDRSGYGSGTSLCHVHSSGRCRQHLAGRLDPEVWKTVISSIYVFFVFGFTSFVMVIVHERVPDMRTYPPLPDIFLDSVPRIPWAFAMAEACGVILCYMFLLILLLHKHRSILLRRLCSLMGTVFLLRCCTMFVTSLSVPGQHLKCASKTYGDTWGKIQRALAIWSGFGMTLTGVQTCGDYMFSGHTVVITLLNFFVTEYTPRTWNLIHTISWVLNLFGIFFILAAHEHYSIDVFIAFYITTRLFLYYHTLANTRAYQQSRRARIWFPMFSFFECNVNGPVPNQYHWPFNKPAFMKALIG; encoded by the exons A tggGCATGGCACCACCAGAGGACAGTGTGAGTGCCTGGACCTATAAGCAGGTGGCCCAGTGGCTGCAGGAGGAAGGTTTCGGGGAGTATGTGCAGTTATTGTGCACCCAGCACCGCCTGGACGGCCCCAGTCTACTGGCTCTGACTGAGGCGGACCTGCGGGGTCCTCCGCTGGGCCtgactgtgctgggagacatCAAGAGGTTGACGTTAGCCCTCCGCCGGCTCCAGAGACAGAACCAGGcccagctggaggagctgggtcTCCGGCCTTCAGACAGCCTCCCCACTAACCTCTTGCTGGGTGCCGCCGGGGGCGAGTGGAGCTGTGACGGAGCCGACAGGAGGTATAACGGAGGTGATCGCTTGTGCAACGGGACTGAGCTGAGACTGAGGAACGGCGACAGATCTGGATATGGTTCAGGAACGTCGCTGTGTCATGTACACTCCAGTGGGAGGTGTAGGCAGCACCTGGCTGGTAGATTGGACCCAGAGGTGTGGAAGACGGTCATCAGTTCTATAtatgtcttttttgtgtttggatTCACATCTTTTGTCATGGTCATTGTACATGAGCGTGTCCCGGACATGAGGACATACCCACCGCTGCCTGATATATTCCTGGACAG TGTTCCCAGAATTCCTTGGGCCTTTGCAATGGCTGAAGCTTGTGGCGTCATCCTGTGTTACATGTTTCTGTTGATCCTGCTCCTTCACAAACACAG GTCCATTCTCTTAAGGCGATTGTGTTCATTGATGGGAACTGTGTTTTTGCTTCGTTGCTGCACCATGTTTGTCACCTCGCTCTCTGTACCAGGGCAGCACCTGAAGTGCGCCAGTAAG ACATATGGTGATACGTGGGGGAAGATACAGAGGGCGTTGGCAATTTGGAGTGGATTTGGAATGACTCTGACTGGTGTCCAAACATGTGGAGACTACATGTTCAGTGGACACACGGTTGTCATCACATTGCTCAACTTTTTTGTGACCGAAT ACACTCCACGAACCTGGAATCTGATTCACACCATCTCCTGGGTGTTAAACCTGTTTGGGATTTTCTTCATCCTCGCGGCTCACGAGCACTACTCCATCGACGTGTTCATCGCCTTCTACATCACCACCCGCCTCTTCCTCTACTATCACACCTTAGCCAACACCCGTGCCTACCAGCAGAGCCGGAGGGCGCGCATTTGGTTCCCTATG
- the si:ch211-223p8.8 gene encoding dual specificity protein phosphatase 13A family protein isoform X2 produces the protein MSDRESNTGDASEVRCDTQESDPEEEIKCTRATGDSQREIPSLQELEGVLYSAPRSCRHGDEVWPHLYLGDMFMSHDKFGLWQLGITHVLNAAHGKLCCKGSDDFYGTTVKYFGVPANDLPTFDLSPFFYPATEFIHLALTSGGKVFVHCAVGVSRSAALVLAYLMLHHRLTLLSSIRCVQEKRWIFPNRGFLRQLIALDRQLRDKGLNEPK, from the exons ATGTCTGACAGAGAGTCGAACACAGGTGATGCCTCAGAGGTGAGATGTGATACTCAAGAGTCAGACCCGGAAGAGGAGATAAAGTGCACTCGTGCGACTGGGGATTCACAGAGGGAGATCCCGTCCCTACAGGAACTAGAGGGGGTTTTATATTCAGCTCCGCGCTCCTGTCGCCATGGAGACGAGGTGTGGCCACACCTGTATCTGGGAGACAT GTTTATGTCTCATGATAAGTTTGGGCTCTGGCAGCTGGGCATCACTCATGTGCTGAACGCCGCACATGGGAAACTGTGCTGTAAGGGCAGCGATGATTTCTATGGAACAACAGTGAAATACTTCGGGGTCCCGGCCAACGACCTGCCAAcgtttgacctttcaccttttttctaccCGGCGACCGAGTTCATTCACCTGGCTTTGACATCAGGAG GAAAGGTGTTTGTGCACTGCGCTGTGGGTGTGAGTCGCTCGGCTGCCTTGGTCCTAGCCTACCTGATGCTTCATCACCGCCTCACTCTTCTGTCCTCTATACGCTGTGTGCAAGAGAAACGCTGGATTTTCCCAAACAGAGGCTTTCTGCGACAGCTTATAGCCCTGGACCGACAACTGCGGGACAAAGGGTTGAATgagccaaaataa
- the si:ch211-223p8.8 gene encoding dual specificity protein phosphatase 13A family protein isoform X1 — protein MSDRESNTGDASEVRCDTQESDPEEEIKCTRATGDSQREIPSLQELEGVLYSAPRSCRHGDEVWPHLYLGDMFMSHDKFGLWQLGITHVLNAAHGKLCCKGSDDFYGTTVKYFGVPANDLPTFDLSPFFYPATEFIHLALTSGGTCMLDNTRVTINYHTGGVTCPSSFFVRVFMFYELPGKVFVHCAVGVSRSAALVLAYLMLHHRLTLLSSIRCVQEKRWIFPNRGFLRQLIALDRQLRDKGLNEPK, from the exons ATGTCTGACAGAGAGTCGAACACAGGTGATGCCTCAGAGGTGAGATGTGATACTCAAGAGTCAGACCCGGAAGAGGAGATAAAGTGCACTCGTGCGACTGGGGATTCACAGAGGGAGATCCCGTCCCTACAGGAACTAGAGGGGGTTTTATATTCAGCTCCGCGCTCCTGTCGCCATGGAGACGAGGTGTGGCCACACCTGTATCTGGGAGACAT GTTTATGTCTCATGATAAGTTTGGGCTCTGGCAGCTGGGCATCACTCATGTGCTGAACGCCGCACATGGGAAACTGTGCTGTAAGGGCAGCGATGATTTCTATGGAACAACAGTGAAATACTTCGGGGTCCCGGCCAACGACCTGCCAAcgtttgacctttcaccttttttctaccCGGCGACCGAGTTCATTCACCTGGCTTTGACATCAGGAGGTACGTGCATGCTAGACAACACAAGAGTTACTATAAATTACCATACAGGTGGGGTCACCTGTCCTTCCAGTTTCTTTGTTCGtgtctttatgttttatgaaCTCCCAGGAAAGGTGTTTGTGCACTGCGCTGTGGGTGTGAGTCGCTCGGCTGCCTTGGTCCTAGCCTACCTGATGCTTCATCACCGCCTCACTCTTCTGTCCTCTATACGCTGTGTGCAAGAGAAACGCTGGATTTTCCCAAACAGAGGCTTTCTGCGACAGCTTATAGCCCTGGACCGACAACTGCGGGACAAAGGGTTGAATgagccaaaataa
- the zgc:153981 gene encoding dual specificity protein phosphatase family protein, with translation MSGSNQQQDLVLIKELELILDSCTLELTPVDEVWPNLYIGNVAVAQNRKTLHKLGITHVLNAAHSKQGSMGDKSFYGDTCVYFGIPAEDSDHFDLSQYFRPAADFIHKALKNNDGKVLVHCIMGVSRSATLALVYLMLRQRLSLRDAMRHVVQKRAIYPNRNFLSLLLKMDEQLTLRRRLCPLL, from the exons ATGTCAGGGAGCAACCAGCAACAGGACCTGGTGCTCATTAAAGAACTGGAGCTTATTTTGGATTCCTGCACCTTGGAGCTCACACCAGTGGATGAAGTCTGGCCTAACCTGTACATAGGAAATGT gGCTGTGGCACAGAATAGAAAGACATTACATAAGCTTGGCATCACTCATGTCCTGAATGCAGCGCACTCCAAGCAGGGCAGCATGGGTGACAAGAGTTTTTATGGGGACACATGTGTTTACTTTGGCATCCCAGCAGAGGATTCGGACCACTTTGACCTCAGTCAGTACTTCAGACCTGCAGCTGACTTCATACATAAAGCCCTGAAGAACAACGATG GGAAGGTGCTGGTGCACTGCATCATGGGTGTGAGTCGATCAGCCACTTTGGCCCTGGTGTACTTGATGTTGCGGCAGCGTCTCTCTCTGAGGGATGCTATGAGGCATGTCGTCCAAAAACGAGCCATTTACCCCAACCGGAACttcctgtccctcctcctcAAGATGGATGAACAGCTGACACTCAGGCGAAGGTTGTGTCCTCTTCTCTGA